GAATGCGGGAATAAAGACAAAAGGCAGTTTCAGTTTCCTGCTTTAAGCTGGAAGGACGAACGGAGAAATACTTCATATACGTTGAAAATTCAACTAGGTAAGGCTTAAGAGCAGAAATTTAATAAACttcgaaaaaagaaaattttgtttacTAGGCTGACTTGCTTTTATTGACTTGCCTTTGCTTTCCTTCTTCATTTAAATGCTGTAGGATTATTTTCCACTTTGCTTTGCTTTGCTCTGCTCTTCGTTCTTCATTTTGAATGCGGTAGGAGTATGCAGCAAATGTTATGAGACCTCGTGATTAGATTAATTGTGTACTAGTGCAATTAATTAAACATCTTTTAACTGCAAACCAAACTCTTTCTCGACGCCATAATCATCAAACTATCCAAGTTCATCAACTACATGCAGTTCTCGAGCgcaaattctgtttatttggcTTCAGGGCTGATCTTCGTCCTGAAATTTTTCCCATTCCTCTCATTTGCTAATCCTCAATTTCACGAAGCTGGCCTGATTTGTGGCCAGAATATAGCACCGATAAACACCAGCTACAACATTCCCCGTTCTTCTGAAGTGGTGGAAGAGATAGAATCTGAAGTGATGGGCGAGATAGAATCTCTTGTGATTAAAAACGGCTGGGGTCTTTATGCAGGGAACAAGACAAATATATCCTTCTATGCCTTAGCCCAATGTTACCAAGATCTTGCTCCGGTTGATTGCTATTTTTGCTACCTAACGAGTCGAGGTATTAGACATGAAGCTTGCGGCCGTGCAGCATCAGGTCGAGTTTATATGGACGGATGTTTCCTGCGTTTTGACAACTACAACTTCTTTGATGAAAGCGTTGATACAACAAAAGGTATATCAAATTGCAGCAGCCGATCAGCTGGTGTTCTGAGTGTCGAAGATGTAGAGAATTTTGGAAAGAATGTTGTAAAGTTGATTGATAAAGTAACTTCAGTTGCTTTGAAGAATGGAGGGTTTGCTGTAAAGGGGTTGAATGGAGTGTTTGGCTTGGCGCAGTGTTGGAAGACTTTAAGCGAACAAGGGTGTAAAGAATGTTTAACAAAGGCAAGTCGAAATGCTATAGGGTGTTTGCCTAGCCGGGAAGGCCGTGGGATGGATGCTGGCTGTTATTTGAGGTATTCGACTGTGAAATTCTATAATGACCCGCCTAAGACTATTGCAGGTAAGTACCATGAATTATCGCACCTGTTGTATGCAGTACAAAAAGTTTGTGATGAAGAGAGAATTGATCCCAAATTGAGTTTAGAGTTGCTCAAATATATTCTATTCGATTAAAGGTGTTATCTTTGCAGTTAGAAGTGTTCTATCGATTCTGTTTCTTGCCAAGACTATCCAATTGTTTTGCCTTAACCTACATTTTTGTGTTAACCAATAGTCTTATGAGCTATCAAATTTCAGAATTAAAACTTTGTTAGAATTATTCTTCTTTCAGCAATTTCTTTCGCAGCTTCGCTTGTTTTGTTCCTGTTGACATTCTGGTTATTTTCAGGACCCTCAACATGGGGAAAAAGAGTGGCTATAGGCTCGTCTGTTGTGGCCTTCTCTATGCTCTCTCTTTTCGCTGCCTATGCATTCTACGCAAGATTCAAAAAATCCATTCAAGGTATGATAAGATGATCGATAACCAAGGCGTAAGTAAAGATGATTTCTAATGCagtgtttttttttcaactaaacGTAACAAATTGTTTCATTTTGTGGTGATGCAGAACAGAGAAAATTAGCCCGAATTTCACATGCATACAACAAGTCATATTTGTACTTCAAATATGAAATCTTAGAGAAGGCAACAAACTATTTCGATCCCAGAATGAAAATAGGCCAAGGAGGAGCTGGTTCCGTATATATAGGAACTCTTCCGGATGGAAAAGTAATTGCTGTAAAGAGGTTGTTCTTTAGTACCAGTCGATGGGTTGAAGAGTTCTTCAATGAGGTGGATCTGATCAATGGAATTCAGCACAAAAACCTCGTCAAGTTTTTGGGTTGTAGCATTGAAGGTCCTGAGAGCTTGCTGGTTTACGAGTTTGTGCCCAACAAGAGCCTCGATCACTACCTCTTTGGTTAGTAACATTATTAGACCATATATTCTGGTTAACAAGTTTGTGTAGCAATGCAGCGTGCACCTTAACATGGTAGACTTACAAATCACTCTGCAGATGAAAACAGAATTAAGATTCTAAGTTGGAAGGAGCGATTCCAAATTATAATTGGAACAGCCGAAGGGATAGCTTTTCTTCATGGAGGAGCCGGGATCAGAATTGTCCACAGGGACATAAAAAGCAGCAACGTGCTTCTTGATGAGGATTTTTCTCCTAAAGTTGCAGATTTTGGATTGGCTCGGCATTTTGCCGAGGACAGAACTCACCTTAGCACTGAACTTGCAGGGACTTTGTAAGAGAAAATGTTACTGCGATTAGCATTTTACTCCACTGTCAACAAATGCAATCAAGATGAACAAGGAAACATCATCGTATCTCCAGATTGCATGTTTGAAATTTTAATCATTTGCTGAAATGAACGTTTGATTTTGGCTTTGTTTACAGAGGATACATGGCTCCTGAATACCTTGTCAAAGGACAGCTCACGGAGAAGGCTGATGTATACAGTTTCGGCATCTTGGTTCTTGAGATCGTCTGTGGTAGAAAGCATAATTATGCTTCCAAGGACGACTCTGGCTCACTTCTGCAAACGGTAAAGATCCAATTCTCTTATCACCACATTTCATTTCAACTTGCTAAAGCCTAAAAGGGTTCAGATTCGCTCAGACAAGATGAACAAAAATTGTTCTTTACTGTTGGCCCAGGTTTGGACGTTTTACCAAACGGATAAACTCGAGGAATTAGTCGATCCTTGTTTGAAAGGGAATTTTCCAGCGCTAGAGGCATGGAATGTGCTTAAAATTGGGCTTTTGTGCGGTCAAGCTTCTGCTACTTCAAGACCATCTATGGTTGAAGTCGTTCAAATGGTTACAGTTCCTAATTGTGCCATTCCTGAACCAAATCAACCGCCATTTCTAAATTCTAACAGCAGTTTTCCGGCAGCCAATCCCAGCAGGTCCTGAAGCTTTGAAGTTCTTCCCTTGCTTAGTTATGTTGTTAATGTTCAAATTTCTGGGATGTCAAATGGGCTTTGTGAGTTCAGCAGACTCAGACAACGTCCATTCTAAACAGGGACGTAAAATCAAGCCATGTGCtacaagaagagaaaagaatttTCACCTCAACGACATTCGTCCATTTTGAATCCAAGCTGTTTTAGCCGAAAGCTTAGCCCACTAAAACTCCCATATGAAACGTGtgaaaacaacaaaagcaaacGAAGACATGCACAGCCACAGCACAGCCAGTGGAGTCAAATCTATATATGAAGCATGTACAACAAAAGCACGGAGAACAGAGGGGAAGTCACCTTCATAGTCCTTGACGTTTCAGAATCCTTAGAAAGTCACTGGTTTAATTACATCGTAGGCAGGAACCTGTCGGTGCAAAGGGAACAGCACATCTTTTTTTTACGGTACGTAAATTTGATATGTACTGATGATGGATTCGTGTGAACTAGAGCCCttgtaaaaacaaaaatttgtgaCATAGAGCCAAGTCGATTAAATTTGTGACATGGCCGGGGGAGTGGAGGTATTAAAATAGGTGATTCTGATAGATTTGAGCCGATTAATACAAATCACACTTCTGTTACTAATTGATTTGTAGTGTGAGTAACGAATCCCATATTGGTTCCACCTCTCACGAGCATGTTCGCACAATTGTGGACAAGCGCAATAAATTACGAAACGAAGAAGACCGATCGATCTATTCCAGCCACCAGAGTAAGCGCTTAAACAGTTCTAAAAGgctccttcttccttttcttcttcgtGCGATTGGTATTGGGACCAGCACCGTCCCCCACACCGcagttgaattttattttttcaacccTAAACATTTAtttctttgggataattttagaaacctcccttgataTTGATGACAATTGTGGCCACCCTCtctaaagtttgaaaaattacacttacctttTCTAACATTCATTATGAAAACACACTATGATAAACTTTATGGAACAAATTTTAAGTTGAAAATGAGTACCAAAAAAGAATGTATGAAGtaccaaaaaagaaagatttCGGAACATGACTTAAATTTTCCtgcaaaaaattaaattgaaGTTTTCGTCTAACGAATAATAGTAATAATTGACTTTTTAgcatttaatttgttttaacATATCACATAGGGATGATATTCGATAtttattggattttttttttttttacttacacCATTAATTGTTACCAAAACATACTTTTTAAGGAGAAATTTCTACTATCAGTTTTCAAACCTTACCGAAGGTGGCTGCAATTATCAAAAAccgaggtttctgaaattatcctttttctttttgtcccaAACCAGGGTTCTTTTATTCTAGATTCATTGTGTTCAATTCGGAATCACTAAATTCTTGAACAGTTTCGCTATGATGGATTTGCTTATATGGAGGGAGAAGTCCTAAATTTCTATACCCCCTAAAGCACAACTCTTTGCCCTTTGATTCTTCCTTCCAAATGAATCTAAACAAAAAGTGAACCCTGTACCCCACTAGAACTTATATAACTGTACATTCATTATTCGTTGCTGTTTATTTTCTTGGTCCCCAAGACAAGTGGATAACGTCGGGTACGGGCTCAGTAACGCAGGCTACACTTATTGCAGTCGAATTTATTTCCAACACAGTCGACACTTCCCCAAAGGCAAAGGCTAAAAACTGCCTAATAAATCAGCAATTGCAGGTTCAGTGACACAGCAACGAATTAAAAGAtggcaataaatttttttttttttggggtcaaaaaaAGATGGCAATGGTTACTTCATCAGTTTTACAGATTTGGCAGTTACCTGTGGTACTTGCATTATCAGGGAATGAAATAAGCTGATGCagggtttctttcttcttgaccaCAGAAGCAACAACTTTCAGAAATCAGAAGGGTTTATTAATATTTGTAGCAAGCACTGAATTTCGCAGTTTTCACTGCATGGAGATGTGGCAACTAGCAAGGCATGGCTAACATAAGGAAGCCAACTCCTAGAAAAGTAACTGGTTCGATATGATTTTActtgcaaaaaaataaattatttgaatgcattacaaacattttttttaattatttttaactatTCTTTATCTGACACACGTTATATCATAAAAAGTGTTGCAGTTTTTGTCAAAGTATTATTCTAAATAACCTCCTATTAAATTCATGCTCTATATTGTAGTCTCATTTTCATGAAAGGCATTCCCATTCACGCTCTTCAATTCCAAAAATTacagtaataaaaaaaaacatatactccaagtaaatttttaaaaaaatacctaGACATGCTTTAAGTATCTTTAAGAAGCATCCCTGTTAggattttaagatttaaaaCTTGGTTAAGATGAAAGGCATCTCcaatgtattttttattatgggTTAATAAGCCCTAATCAAGCAACGTGTCCTTAAAAGgagcaaaaaaagaagaagataagCCTTAACCTCTATGAACTCTATTTAAGCAATTTACCGTCAAGTGAAACTTTCTTCACTCTTTAAGTTTTTCTATAGATTCCATCACTAATGGCTCCCTGAAATTCATATTATGCAACGTACAAGCGTTTATCAAAAGTGAGATCAATAAAACCAAATGAAAGGAGTAGCTAGCACAGAATAGCCATGGCAGAGGCCTCAATTTATTAAATGCAATATCTATTAAAGTTATTGAATAGTAGCGGTGAATGAGAAAGTCTCGAAATACTGGTTAGCAATGCATCCCATTTTTACTGTCAATGATAGTTATGGTTTCATCATCTACAGTCTCATCAACTCCCTCCCTCTCTTTAAATATGCTTGCTTGGTTTTGAATCAAGAATCTGAAGTTGCTGGTTAGCTTTTACATCTTATTTCATGCAATGTGACCACCAACAACACATTCGCCCGTTTTGGTGTTACATACTGCTTTACTTTTCCGATCGACCTGAGTATGGCAGCCTGCAAAAACCAAATTCCAAGAATTTGGACTGAGAAGGTTAGGAAAGATAGCTGTTGCTgttatcatttaatcattgatcTGTATGAATCTGTGATGCAAATAAAGTCATTCTGAATCcccaaaacaacaaaaagacaAATATGACAGTAACATGTCCCCGAATCCtttttaagatatttgtgtTGTCAATAGCTTGTAGGAATCATGGCCTTACCCCAATTTGAGAGAGGTATCAGAACTTTCATAGTCTTGTGGACCGCCGGTAGAGCTGCAGACGTTAGTAACCGATTCAGATGATTGGCCTTCCTCGTACAGAACGTTCTCTGAATCATCTGCTGCCATTTGCCCGCTTCCATTGGATACCTCCATCACCTTCAGGCAAACAATCGAAGCTGCCATAATGGGCGTGCACCAGAGAAACAAACGAGGTAATGGGGTAGGAAGAAATCCACAAGATAAGATCCCAGAGGTCCATGGCTGTACTTACCTGTTGCTTCAAACGCTCATTCTCTTCCATTAGTTGCATTCCCTGTACGGAGGATAGTTTCTCTTTTAAGGGCAATTTAAGAAGCAGAGACACCAAATATAGGAGTAAAGGAAATGTACCAAAAGCAAATGCTGGTCAAAGCTAATGGTGGAAGCACAAAAATTTTCTCACCTTTCGCTGAAGGTGATTAATTTCCTTCATTATCTTTTCGCCCTGAACAAATGAACTAAATTCTGTAAGGCATATGTATCCAAACTAGGAAATGAAGGATCAAAATTATAATACCTTCAACATTAATATATATGGAAAGAAGTTGTAACCTTTTTCTCTATCACACGGTTCAATCCAGCTTCAAGCGACCTCTCTAATTGCTGCAGATCATCAACAGTCAATCCTTGGAGCTCCTCTCCTCTCATTTGCCTGAATTGGCAATGTTAAATTTTCATAGATGCCAGTGAAcatcaaaaagagaaaacataTTTGAACACATAGAAGAACAGACCTCAGTTGATGGCTTTTCTCAGCAACTTCCTTGCTTAATCGAGAGCAATTGCTATTCTCCACCAGCTGCATCAAATAAGATTTCCGTTCCTTTACAAATCAAATCTATGCAAAAAGGAACCAAATTGCCAAGTGTAGTATCAACCCTTCAAAAGAACCATTTTAGACTGATCTACAAGGACTGTTCACATAAACTGCGAGGATCGTTCATGTTAATCATACATAACTTCTAACGGTGCAGAATCATCGTGGAATGACAAATACAGCATCAGCTGCTTGGCCACTTGAAACTCACCTGCAGCTCAAGCGACGGCTGCTCCATTTTTTCAAGATTCTTCGAGTGTAAGTTGTGCCTTTCGAGTATTTCCTTCATACTAAAAACCACATCTAATTCAGAATCAACCAATGGAAATGTTGCAAATTGATTGTAGATGAATCAGTTAAAACGTAGGTGCATGAAACCAGCAAAAACAGCTAGTGACATTTGCCTTCGTGCTTGATACACACTAAAGCATACCACTGCTCATAAACGTACATCTGCAGAAATGTGTTTATTTGAAACAGTAGTTTATCCGTAGAAATTGATCTTCTACAACGAGTTTAATTgattccccaaaatcacttgGTTTCAAATGTGTTCGATAAGAAGTACTAGCATATCACATGTGAAAACTCCCAACTATTTTTGAAGACATTATACACAGAAAAAAGGAATTATTCCTAAttatttttgaagaaaagaaaattaaaagtttAACGAGACAACAAACATTATACTAGATTAGCTTATAGGAAATTTTTGTCTTATTGTTTAATCAATTATACCTACTTTCCTTCCCCAGTCAGTGTCCAATAATTTAGCATCCAACAATTCACATCTATCAGATCTAGCATCCTTAGAGAGAGCTGAACTCACTCATTACATTGCAATGAAcaacaatcaaataaaaaacaaacgtacttgaaaccattttcaagtaAAAAACGTACTtgacaatcaaataaaaaagaCATTTTGAAGTAATTTTTCCCTTATCTTTAAAGTTGGCAGAAACCACCCTTATCTTTTTGGGGCACGAGCGATAATTATCAGAATTCTGCAAATTTGTCATCTCTAGCGTCATGTAACGCAGACATCGGCCCAATTATTGCCTAATCTTCCTCAGTTGGATCAGTATATAAAagcaaaaaagggaaaaaaaaaggaataatttaatatatttattttcttccatAACCAATATTTAACTAAGCAAATGTCTTCGGTGTCTCTCTGTCTTATTTTCTCTCCACATCTTCTAACAAAAACAACAATATATCAACGACACAAAAAAAGTAAAGTAGCTTTTTTCTCGTTACACACCATCATCTGCACTTAGAGAATCAAAACAGACACAACAATATTTTCATGAAACGAGCAAAAAAGCAATCTTGATTCGTGCTATAGCATAAAAGTGAAAAACGTAAAGAACATAGATATGCAGAAAATAACCTAGACAATGAGAAAACCTGAAATGACCATGCTGGCACTTGGCACCATAAGATCAAAAGCCCATGTTAGCTGAAACCAGTAACCACGGATTCACTAGAGGAATGATTCCCCGACAAAATTTATCAATCATTATAACCCTTTCAGAATACCAACATCAATATAAATAGTACTATATGTTCTTTTCCTCAGTCTCTCCAATGAATGCTCCACCACCTCCTACATTTCTTTAACACAAAATTCAATAAGAGCCTAGATATGCTAACTAACTATTCGTGACCAGAAATACATACAGGAGCTAGCTGATGAAGATTAACCGATCAATTACCTGGAGCTGGAATACTCAAAAAGCTTGCCAGTGGAGGAGAAGAGGATGAGAGCAACATCAGCATCGCAGAGAACTGAAAGTTCTTCAGCTTTCTTGAAAAGTCCTCTTCTTCTCTTTGAGAAAGTCACCTGCCTGGCCGTTGCGTTATCGATTTTCCTGATCTGAATCTTCTCTCTAGCCATGGTAGAAAAGGATATTATGGGATCAAAAAGTCACCAAGAGTCAAAGGTATCCAAACCCCTTGAGCAATCCAGGAATAAACCAGCATACAACGCAAAGTTTAAAAAGGACAAGAAGGGTTTCTAAAAATAGAGGGATAGAAGTAAAGGTGGAGGAGAcaaggttagaaaataaatgGCGGCATGTTGCCAAATTTAGAGGGGGAATAAGGGAACAAACCCtaatgagagagaaaaaggaaaaacagacACTTGTTCATGCGGCCATTGTTATTGGTTTAGTTTTAGATCCAGAGAGAAGCAGCAGGCAGAGAGAGAAAATGAGTAGAAAGAAGACCTGTCTGAGAAAGACCCACCAATCACCAATCAGGTTTTGGAGTAAAAGGATAGACAAATGTTTTTTGGATTGGTTGAAAAAGAATTTATTGCTGCCTTGATTGTCTTGGTTGGTTGATTTGGACTTTGGATTTGTACATTTGTCTGTGTCTGCCATTCACTATTACTGTGTGTAAttgttttgggttggatttggTGACACGAGTGATTAAGTGTTAGTGCAAGTAGTACTGGACTACTGGCACCACTCCCCACCTATTTGAGCAACTCAAGAGGGACTGTTGGAAAATACGCAACCAATAAGAGGTGCAGAGAAGGAGAGAGAATAAAAGACACAGACAGAGACATGAGTGGTTTgtttgtgaaaagaaaagaaaagaaaggggcTTTGGAATTCAAGGGTGGAAAACCAAAAGAGATACTACCGAGAGCTATTAAAGGCGAAACAAGTTCCCTCTCCTTTGGCTCTTCTTTTGCTACAGTTGCCCAAAAGTGTTAAATCAAAGGGAATTTAGGTCCCGAGGGGTTTGCAGCTTATGAAAAAGGCCAAATTATGTTGGCTTCCCCTAAATTTATGGTGATTATGAAGACCTCCTCCCagtttttgaaatttgattGAATTTTCTTTGAACTTTTATCTAGTTATATATGATATTTTTTTCCAATCAATGATGATCTTAGCTTTGACAGGAGTATTTGTCAAGTAATATATGTACATTCTTGGACCACCCACGCTACATTAGCTAGACTATTGTAGTGCATGGATATTGCAGCATGATTATAGCGTCTCAATAGGTAACCAGTCAAATACCATTTGTGCCACTTATATACCAAATAGAGGGAACGTAAACAcgtattatttcaaataatatttcaatctTATACTTAGATAGTACGAAAAAAATATTAAGTAACTGAAAAATGTTACCGGAAGGCTACTCTAACAGCCTCTAGAAGCTATCTGTTGATTATGATAAAGGTTAGTGAAGGTTAGTGTTATTTGTAAGTATAATAATTGAGCAAAGAGAGGAGGAAGCTAAAGAGAGGagtacaaaaattaaaaaaaaaaatgtacaagGATTAAGGACAAGAAGTATATTAATTAGATCATTATCTTCATCTTCTACAGTTCTACTCCCTTTTAGTTCAGATAAAATATCACATGTCGAACAAACTTGGGGTAAAGTTTGGAGTGCCTTGGCTTGTCGCCGAACACCCCTCAAACTGCATTTACTCAACATTTTGGTAAAATCACTGCAACCGTAAATGAGTACTTAGCATGCTAAAGAACCACTCAAATCCAAGCAACTGCACTTATTTATCATTTTCAAATGTTGATATACACGTATAAGTAGATCAAACGCAATGTAATTATTAATGAACCAGGTATATTTcaaaatcaagaaagttgatttcACCCCTCATGTATCAGTATGAATACAGGACATGAACATTTACATTTCTTTGAATGTGTCATTTCCAACTACACTATCTTAGTACATATATCTCTAAGGAAGGAATAAACCACTGACTTCGAGTTCAAGGATAAATACCAAGTGGCTGTGTTTTACCCTATGTGCTTCTTTTTACAAAGCAAAACATTTATTTTCGCATTTAAATGCAATTAAATGACGTGAGAAACTGTTAAATATACTCTCTTACTTTTGAAACTGATGTAACTTAATGCCATATATACcctttttttgggaaaaatcattcaaatgtcCCACATATTTtgttaaatgaaaattttaattttttacttttaaaattgCAACTTTATATCTCTTACAAAAACAAGTCAATAAAATTTGGTCCAAATGTAGATTTTGACCACTTTTACTCTAAGTCCATAACGTGACTCATAGATAGTTACTTTttaagagacaaaaaaaaattagatccCATTTGTAGTTAATCAGTTGACCcgattcatattcatttttgtttcTAACAAAGTTTGATTTGATCCGAACCTCATTCCTTTTCTTAAAAAGGTAGAATATGATCAAATTCACATtcatttttgttattaaaaaaGTGGCATGTAATATTTTTGTGCATAAAAAATGATTACATACGAGTTACGTGGTGATTTCAGGttaaaaagtaattgaaaactTAAATTAGAATCAAATTTTATTAACTTAAATTTGTAACTAACACAAATTTAATATCTTAAaagtaaaagatgaaaaaattcaattCTTAAAAAATGACCAACGTTTTGAactattttatctttttttttttcattttataccctcattaaATCAAATCAACGTGTACTTTTTAAAGGGGGCAGAAAGCTTAAAAGGACAATAAATGAAGAGTTCATCACAACCAAGTGGCACGCTTATTCAAGCCGTGTACTTAGCACTAATTGCTAAATTAATGCAAGTTGTCCAAGGTTCAAGCCAGAAAGAAAGGAATAGGGAAATGGACAAATGGAATCCGTAGCTTGGGGAGTTTTCTCCGGTGGTTATTATCCCGTCAGCATGAGGGCTCATTAATCAACTGCACGTTGCCTGCTCAACCTTTGATTACCATCAACGTAGTACAGTACCCTAAATAG
The genomic region above belongs to Coffea arabica cultivar ET-39 chromosome 7c, Coffea Arabica ET-39 HiFi, whole genome shotgun sequence and contains:
- the LOC113698108 gene encoding cysteine-rich receptor-like protein kinase 42 isoform X3, which codes for MGEIESLVIKNGWGLYAGNKTNISFYALAQCYQDLAPVDCYFCYLTSRGIRHEACGRAASGRVYMDGCFLRFDNYNFFDESVDTTKGISNCSSRSAGVLSVEDVENFGKNVVKLIDKVTSVALKNGGFAVKGLNGVFGLAQCWKTLSEQGCKECLTKASRNAIGCLPSREGRGMDAGCYLRYSTVKFYNDPPKTIAGPSTWGKRVAIGSSVVAFSMLSLFAAYAFYARFKKSIQEQRKLARISHAYNKSYLYFKYEILEKATNYFDPRMKIGQGGAGSVYIGTLPDGKVIAVKRLFFSTSRWVEEFFNEVDLINGIQHKNLVKFLGCSIEGPESLLVYEFVPNKSLDHYLFDENRIKILSWKERFQIIIGTAEGIAFLHGGAGIRIVHRDIKSSNVLLDEDFSPKVADFGLARHFAEDRTHLSTELAGTLGYMAPEYLVKGQLTEKADVYSFGILVLEIVCGRKHNYASKDDSGSLLQTVWTFYQTDKLEELVDPCLKGNFPALEAWNVLKIGLLCGQASATSRPSMVEVVQMVTVPNCAIPEPNQPPFLNSNSSFPAANPSRS
- the LOC113699255 gene encoding MADS-box protein SVP; translation: MAREKIQIRKIDNATARQVTFSKRRRGLFKKAEELSVLCDADVALILFSSTGKLFEYSSSSMKEILERHNLHSKNLEKMEQPSLELQLVENSNCSRLSKEVAEKSHQLRQMRGEELQGLTVDDLQQLERSLEAGLNRVIEKKGEKIMKEINHLQRKGMQLMEENERLKQQVMEVSNGSGQMAADDSENVLYEEGQSSESVTNVCSSTGGPQDYESSDTSLKLGLPYSGRSEK
- the LOC113698108 gene encoding cysteine-rich receptor-like protein kinase 42 isoform X1 — protein: MQFSSANSVYLASGLIFVLKFFPFLSFANPQFHEAGLICGQNIAPINTSYNIPRSSEVVEEIESEVMGEIESLVIKNGWGLYAGNKTNISFYALAQCYQDLAPVDCYFCYLTSRGIRHEACGRAASGRVYMDGCFLRFDNYNFFDESVDTTKGISNCSSRSAGVLSVEDVENFGKNVVKLIDKVTSVALKNGGFAVKGLNGVFGLAQCWKTLSEQGCKECLTKASRNAIGCLPSREGRGMDAGCYLRYSTVKFYNDPPKTIAGPSTWGKRVAIGSSVVAFSMLSLFAAYAFYARFKKSIQEQRKLARISHAYNKSYLYFKYEILEKATNYFDPRMKIGQGGAGSVYIGTLPDGKVIAVKRLFFSTSRWVEEFFNEVDLINGIQHKNLVKFLGCSIEGPESLLVYEFVPNKSLDHYLFDENRIKILSWKERFQIIIGTAEGIAFLHGGAGIRIVHRDIKSSNVLLDEDFSPKVADFGLARHFAEDRTHLSTELAGTLGYMAPEYLVKGQLTEKADVYSFGILVLEIVCGRKHNYASKDDSGSLLQTVWTFYQTDKLEELVDPCLKGNFPALEAWNVLKIGLLCGQASATSRPSMVEVVQMVTVPNCAIPEPNQPPFLNSNSSFPAANPSRS
- the LOC113698108 gene encoding cysteine-rich receptor-like protein kinase 42 isoform X2; protein product: MGTFLIKLVGIPSMNTKIGSSVECGNKDKRQFQFPALSWKDERRNTSYTLKIQLGNKTNISFYALAQCYQDLAPVDCYFCYLTSRGIRHEACGRAASGRVYMDGCFLRFDNYNFFDESVDTTKGISNCSSRSAGVLSVEDVENFGKNVVKLIDKVTSVALKNGGFAVKGLNGVFGLAQCWKTLSEQGCKECLTKASRNAIGCLPSREGRGMDAGCYLRYSTVKFYNDPPKTIAGPSTWGKRVAIGSSVVAFSMLSLFAAYAFYARFKKSIQEQRKLARISHAYNKSYLYFKYEILEKATNYFDPRMKIGQGGAGSVYIGTLPDGKVIAVKRLFFSTSRWVEEFFNEVDLINGIQHKNLVKFLGCSIEGPESLLVYEFVPNKSLDHYLFDENRIKILSWKERFQIIIGTAEGIAFLHGGAGIRIVHRDIKSSNVLLDEDFSPKVADFGLARHFAEDRTHLSTELAGTLGYMAPEYLVKGQLTEKADVYSFGILVLEIVCGRKHNYASKDDSGSLLQTVWTFYQTDKLEELVDPCLKGNFPALEAWNVLKIGLLCGQASATSRPSMVEVVQMVTVPNCAIPEPNQPPFLNSNSSFPAANPSRS